The following are encoded together in the Hemicordylus capensis ecotype Gifberg chromosome 4, rHemCap1.1.pri, whole genome shotgun sequence genome:
- the NKX2-4 gene encoding homeobox protein Nkx-2.4 isoform X1, translating to MSLSPKHTTPFSVSDILSPMEETYKKFGAMEGSLGAPLGVGAAAYRQPQNAALQPQQQHPMAGHNAAAYHPMAHAGVSQFAHGPVAGYCNGGLGNVGDLAPYPDTVRSSAAASGWYGANADPRYPTISRLMAPSGGMNVAGMGALSGIAEAAKSMAPGLHAAPRRKRRVLFSQAQVYELERRFKQQKYLSAPEREHLASLIHLTPTQVKIWFQNHRYKMKRQAKDKAGQPLQQPPEGPSLCQQQTQPQSASPRRVAVPVLVKDGKPCPHSTTAAAGQPGGQAPSATPASDLEEMSPSPPSLHSQVGALAQMDAAAVDYNSGMVNASLLYGRTW from the exons ATGTCGCTCAGCCCCAAGCACACGACGCCCTTCTCCGTCTCCGACATCCTCAGCCCCATGGAAGAGACCTACAAGAAGTTCGGCGCCATGGAGGGCAGCTTGGGCGCCCCATTGGGGGTGGGCGCCGCCGCCTACCGGCAGCCCCAAAACGCGGCCCTCCaaccgcagcagcagcaccccatgGCTGGCCACAATGCCGCCGCCTACCACCCCATGGCACACGCCGGAGTCTCGCAGTTTGCCCACGGCCCCGTGGCAGGCTACTGCAACGGCGGGCTCGGCAACGTGGGCGACCTGGCGCCCTATCCAGACACCGTGCGCAGTAGCGCAGCCGCCTCCGGCTGGTACGGAGCCAACGCGGATCCGCGCTACCCCACGA tttccAGGTTGATGGCCCCGTCGGGGGGCATGAACGTGGCCGGCATGGGCGCTTTGTCGGGCATCGCCGAAGCTGCCAAGTCCATGGCCCCCGGGCTCCACGCCGCACcgcggaggaagaggagggtgctCTTCTCGCAAGCGCAAGTCTACGAGCTGGAGAGGCGCTTCAAGCAGCAAAAGTACTTGTCGGCGCCCGAGAGGGAGCACCTGGCCAGCCTGATCCACCTCACGCCCACCCAGGTGAAGATCTGGTTCCAGAACCATCGCTACAAGATGAAGCGGCAAGCCAAGGACAAGGCCGGGCAGCCGCTGCAGCAGCCGCCCGAGGGACCCAGCCTGTGCCAGCAGCAGACGCAGCCCCAGTCGGCGTCCCCGAGGCGCGTGGCGGTGCCGGTCTTGGTGAAAGACGGCAAGCCCTGTCCGCATAGCACAACCGCCGCCGCCGGCCAGCCAGGCGGACAAGCCCCCAGCGCCA CACCA GCGTCCGACCTGGAGGAGATGTCCCCCAGCCCGCCTTCCTTGCACAGCCAAGTGGGCGCCCTGGCGCAGATGGACGCTGCCGCCGTCGATTACAACAGTGGCATGGTCAACGCCAGCTTGCTCTATGGTCGGACATGGTAA
- the NKX2-4 gene encoding homeobox protein Nkx-2.4 isoform X2, with protein MSLSPKHTTPFSVSDILSPMEETYKKFGAMEGSLGAPLGVGAAAYRQPQNAALQPQQQHPMAGHNAAAYHPMAHAGVSQFAHGPVAGYCNGGLGNVGDLAPYPDTVRSSAAASGWYGANADPRYPTISRLMAPSGGMNVAGMGALSGIAEAAKSMAPGLHAAPRRKRRVLFSQAQVYELERRFKQQKYLSAPEREHLASLIHLTPTQVKIWFQNHRYKMKRQAKDKAGQPLQQPPEGPSLCQQQTQPQSASPRRVAVPVLVKDGKPCPHSTTAAAGQPGGQAPSASVSGAGGSAAQHQHHNAHQQVTSLSQASDLEEMSPSPPSLHSQVGALAQMDAAAVDYNSGMVNASLLYGRTW; from the exons ATGTCGCTCAGCCCCAAGCACACGACGCCCTTCTCCGTCTCCGACATCCTCAGCCCCATGGAAGAGACCTACAAGAAGTTCGGCGCCATGGAGGGCAGCTTGGGCGCCCCATTGGGGGTGGGCGCCGCCGCCTACCGGCAGCCCCAAAACGCGGCCCTCCaaccgcagcagcagcaccccatgGCTGGCCACAATGCCGCCGCCTACCACCCCATGGCACACGCCGGAGTCTCGCAGTTTGCCCACGGCCCCGTGGCAGGCTACTGCAACGGCGGGCTCGGCAACGTGGGCGACCTGGCGCCCTATCCAGACACCGTGCGCAGTAGCGCAGCCGCCTCCGGCTGGTACGGAGCCAACGCGGATCCGCGCTACCCCACGA tttccAGGTTGATGGCCCCGTCGGGGGGCATGAACGTGGCCGGCATGGGCGCTTTGTCGGGCATCGCCGAAGCTGCCAAGTCCATGGCCCCCGGGCTCCACGCCGCACcgcggaggaagaggagggtgctCTTCTCGCAAGCGCAAGTCTACGAGCTGGAGAGGCGCTTCAAGCAGCAAAAGTACTTGTCGGCGCCCGAGAGGGAGCACCTGGCCAGCCTGATCCACCTCACGCCCACCCAGGTGAAGATCTGGTTCCAGAACCATCGCTACAAGATGAAGCGGCAAGCCAAGGACAAGGCCGGGCAGCCGCTGCAGCAGCCGCCCGAGGGACCCAGCCTGTGCCAGCAGCAGACGCAGCCCCAGTCGGCGTCCCCGAGGCGCGTGGCGGTGCCGGTCTTGGTGAAAGACGGCAAGCCCTGTCCGCATAGCACAACCGCCGCCGCCGGCCAGCCAGGCGGACAAGCCCCCAGCGCCAGTGTCAGCGGGGCGGGCGGCAGTGCCGCCCAGCACCAGCACCATAACGCCCATCAACAGGTGACCTCCCTGAGCCAGGCGTCCGACCTGGAGGAGATGTCCCCCAGCCCGCCTTCCTTGCACAGCCAAGTGGGCGCCCTGGCGCAGATGGACGCTGCCGCCGTCGATTACAACAGTGGCATGGTCAACGCCAGCTTGCTCTATGGTCGGACATGGTAA